The following proteins are co-located in the Mesorhizobium sp. M1E.F.Ca.ET.045.02.1.1 genome:
- a CDS encoding metalloregulator ArsR/SmtB family transcription factor has protein sequence MLNYSEIDDILRALVEPTRRAILERLSRGPATVSQLAEPFGMTFAAVLQHLQTLEACGLIRSEKIGRVRTCRIEPGGLAPLADWIAERRIPAERQLDRLGQILAETDQSPKKNQDQKQ, from the coding sequence ATGCTTAACTATTCCGAGATCGACGATATTCTAAGGGCTCTCGTCGAACCCACGCGACGGGCGATCCTGGAAAGATTAAGCCGAGGGCCGGCCACGGTCAGCCAGTTGGCCGAACCGTTCGGCATGACTTTCGCCGCCGTGCTGCAACATCTGCAGACATTGGAGGCCTGCGGGCTGATCCGCAGCGAAAAGATCGGGCGGGTGCGCACCTGCCGGATCGAACCGGGCGGGCTCGCTCCGCTCGCCGACTGGATCGCGGAACGCCGCATACCTGCGGAACGCCAGCTTGATCGCCTCGGCCAGATCTTGGCCGAGACGGACCAATCACCTAAGAAGAATCAGGACCAGAAGCAATGA